From the genome of Leptotrichia sp. oral taxon 847:
GAATTGATAAATAATAAAACTGGAGAAACAGAAATTTTGAAGACAGATGGAATTTTTGTGGCAATTGGAAGAAATCCGAATACAAAATTTTTAGGAAATGCTGTTGAATTGGATAAAAATGGATATATTTTGACAAAAGGTAAATCCTCAAAAACAAATATACAGGGAATCTTTGCTGCTGGAGATGTATGTGATGCTAGATACCAGCAAGCCATAGTCGCTTCAGGAAGTGGAGCAATAGCGGCACTTGATGCAGAAGAATATTTAGTGGAAAATAGTTTATAATTTAAGGAGTTAAAATGAAAGAAATATTAAATTATGAAAAATTAATAGAAGTTATTAATAACGAAAAATTATTTTTGCTTTATATTTCAAGTCCTACTTGTGGAGTTTGTAAAGCAGATTTTCCAAAAATTAAAAAAATTGCAGAAAAAGAAAATATTAAAAGTTATAAAATTGATATAACAAAAGTTAAAAAAGCTGCAGGACAGTTGCTACTCTTTTCTGTTCCTGCCGTTCTTCTTTTCTATGAAACAAAAGAAATTCATAGACAGTCTAGAATTATAGATTTTGAAGAATTAAAATTTAGAATCAAACAAAGTAAATTAATGTAATTTAAAATTTTTTTAAAAGTGTTATGTTATCAATTTGACATTTTCTCAGATTTGGTATATTATATGTACTATAATTAAATACTAAGTTAGGAGAAAAAAATGGAAAATTCAATTACAAATGAAACAAAATCAACT
Proteins encoded in this window:
- a CDS encoding thioredoxin family protein, which codes for MKEILNYEKLIEVINNEKLFLLYISSPTCGVCKADFPKIKKIAEKENIKSYKIDITKVKKAAGQLLLFSVPAVLLFYETKEIHRQSRIIDFEELKFRIKQSKLM